The sequence below is a genomic window from Sorangiineae bacterium MSr12523.
CCCTCTCGCTGCCGCGAGGAAAAGACCCTATCAGTCATTCCCCCTTTCCCGGCAAAAGCCGTGACTTTCATTAGGGAGAGAACGATGCGTCACCATTCCATTCTTCCAATCCTCGCCTTTGCTGCCACAGCTTGCGGTTCGCCTTCTGCGCCGCCGGCCACGCAGCCCGCGGCCCACGCTGCAAGCACCTTTTCCGCCCCTGCGCCGGCCAAGCCGGCCAAGCGCCCCCTCGAAGAGCGCATCACTGAATTGCAGAAAGAGGCGCTTGCCTCGCACGCGGCCGTGGACTTCGTGCGGGCCATCACGCGAGAGGTGGGCGCGCGCCAAGCCGGATCGACCAACGACGCCAAGGCCGTCGCCTGGGCGGAGCAGCGGCTCACGGCGGAGGGCTTTACCAACGTGCATCGCGAGCGCGTCATGGTTTCGCATTGGGAGCGCGGGCCCGCGTCGGGGGCCGTCGTCTCGAAGGGCAAACGAACGCCGCTCGAGCTTCTCGCGCTCGGACGCAGCGGCAGCACGCCCCAGGGCGGGCTCGATGCGCAGGTCGTGCGCGTGGAGTCGCTGGAGGCGGCCAAGGCGCTCGGCCGCAAGGACCTCGCCGGCAAGGTGCTCTTCTTCGACGTTCCCACCGCTCGCGCAAGGGACGGCTCGGGCTATGGGCATTCGGCGGGCGCACGCTACGCCGGCTCGCAGGTGGCGGCCGAACGCGGCGCGGTGGCCATGGTGATTCGCTCCATTTCGCCCGATCCGGCCGTGCCGCACACGGGAACGACGGGCCAGGCGGAGTTTCCTTCCGTCGCTCTTTCCGGCACGAGTGCCGATGCCCTGCGTGACGCACTCGCCAAGGACCCCAAGGCGAAGGTGCACCTCGACGTGACCGCGCGCATGCTGCCCGACGTCGAATCGGCCAACGTCGTCGGTGAGATCCGCGGCAGCGAGCGCCCGGACGAAGTCGTCCTTTTGGGCGCGCACCTCGATTCGTGGGACGTGGGCGAGGGCGCCAGCGACGACGGCGCTGGCTGTGCCATCGTCGCCGAGGCCGCGAGGCTCACGGCGAAATACGCCCCGCGCCGCACCGTGCGCGTCGTGTTCTTCGCCTCCGAGGAAACGGGCGGCATACCCGGCGCGACGGCGTACCCGCTCGCGCACCAGGCGGAGCTGGAGAAAATCGTGGTCGCCATGGAGGCCGACGCCGGCGAAGGTCGCGCGTACGCCTTCCGTGCCGAAGTTCGGCCGGAGCACGTGCCTGCCGTCGCGCACATCGGCTCGTTCCTCGCGCCGCTCGGCACGGAATACGATTCTCATGCCGCGGGGGCGGGGACAGACGTCGCGCCGCTCCGCGACAAAGGCGTTCCCGTGTTTCAGCTTCGCCAGGACATGACGAAGTACTTCGATATCCACCACACGAGGAACGACGTTTTCGAGCACATCGACCAAGAGGCGCTCACGCAGGCCACGGCCGCCTATGCCGTTACGGCGTACGCCACCGCGGAGCTGGACGAAACCTTGGGTCGCGCTCCCGAAGGACCCAAGGCACACTGGTGAGCGCCATGCGCTCGCTCGCCGCCTCGCTCTCGTTCGCGCTGCTTGCATCCTGCACGCATTCGTCGGCGACGCCCCCGACTCCCCTAGCTACACAGGGCGGCGAGGGCGTACGGTCCTCCCTCGACGAGCGCATTGCGAGGCTGAGGGACGATGCGCTTGCCTCGCACACGGCGGTGAATTTCATTCGCGACCTCACGCGCGACGTGGGGGCGCGGCCTGCGGGCTCGCCGAACGATGCGAAGGCGGTTGCCTGGGCAGAAAAAAGGCTCGTCGCCGAGGGCTTCGCCTCGGTGCACCGCGAGATCGTCACGGTCAAACATTGGGAGCGCGGCCCCGCGGCGGGGGCCATCCTTGCGGCCAAAGGAAGGAAGCTTCCACTCGAGCTGCTGGCGCTTGGCGGCAGCGCGGCCACGCCGGCGGGCGGGCTCGATGCGGAGGTCGTGCGCGCCTCGTCGCTCGCAGAGGCCGAGGCCCTCGGGCCAAATGCCCTCGCCGGCAAGGTGCTCTTCCTCGACGTTCCCACAGCGCGCGAACGCGATGGCTCCGGCTATGGCCGCTCGTGGTCGTCGCGCGTTCTCGGATCGCAGGTGGCAGCCGACCGCGGCGCGGCGGCCCTCATCGTGCGATCGCTCGCCACCGATCCAAGCCATCCGCACACGGGCAACACCCATAGCCGCACCTTGCCGTCGGTGGCCGTATCCGGAACGAGTGCGGACCTTTTGCGCGACACCTTGAAGCAGGATCCGAAGGCGAAGGTCCACCTCGAGGTGGCCGCACGGACCTTGCCCGACGCGGAATCGGCCAACGTGGT
It includes:
- a CDS encoding M28 family peptidase; this encodes MRHHSILPILAFAATACGSPSAPPATQPAAHAASTFSAPAPAKPAKRPLEERITELQKEALASHAAVDFVRAITREVGARQAGSTNDAKAVAWAEQRLTAEGFTNVHRERVMVSHWERGPASGAVVSKGKRTPLELLALGRSGSTPQGGLDAQVVRVESLEAAKALGRKDLAGKVLFFDVPTARARDGSGYGHSAGARYAGSQVAAERGAVAMVIRSISPDPAVPHTGTTGQAEFPSVALSGTSADALRDALAKDPKAKVHLDVTARMLPDVESANVVGEIRGSERPDEVVLLGAHLDSWDVGEGASDDGAGCAIVAEAARLTAKYAPRRTVRVVFFASEETGGIPGATAYPLAHQAELEKIVVAMEADAGEGRAYAFRAEVRPEHVPAVAHIGSFLAPLGTEYDSHAAGAGTDVAPLRDKGVPVFQLRQDMTKYFDIHHTRNDVFEHIDQEALTQATAAYAVTAYATAELDETLGRAPEGPKAHW
- a CDS encoding M28 family peptidase; amino-acid sequence: MRSLAASLSFALLASCTHSSATPPTPLATQGGEGVRSSLDERIARLRDDALASHTAVNFIRDLTRDVGARPAGSPNDAKAVAWAEKRLVAEGFASVHREIVTVKHWERGPAAGAILAAKGRKLPLELLALGGSAATPAGGLDAEVVRASSLAEAEALGPNALAGKVLFLDVPTARERDGSGYGRSWSSRVLGSQVAADRGAAALIVRSLATDPSHPHTGNTHSRTLPSVAVSGTSADLLRDTLKQDPKAKVHLEVAARTLPDAESANVVGEIRGHERPDEVVLLAAHLDSWDVGEGATDDAAGCAIVTQAARLLAKYAPRRTVRVVLFAAEEIGVMGGTAYARTHANEVEHIVLAMEADAGEGRALGFRARVPPARAVPIARIASFLAPLGVEAWPGDPDEVGADIQPLHEKGVPVIRVHQDMNAYFDVHHAKSDVFAHIDPASLPQVVAAYAITAYAAAELDAPPRR